AAGTTTCTTCTTAAGTTTTTTCCAGCTCAGAAAACCAATGCTTTGAAGAGGGAGATTTGTAACTTTGCTCAGAACGAAGGGGAACCATTCTATGAATGTTGGGATCGGTACAATGACTTGTTTATTCACTACCCTCATCATGGTTTTAATGAGTATGAGAAGGTCCAATTTTTCTACGAAGGATTAACACCTCAAACTCGTCAAACCGTAGATGCTACGGTTGGAGGTAGTTTGTCGATGAAGACTTCAGCTGAAGCTACTAAAATATTTGAAACCATGTGTTTGAATTCACAACAATGGGACATAAATACAGAAGAGAAAGTAGCAGCCCCTAAACAGCGAGGTGTCTACGAGATTAATTCTAACTCAATTCTTGAGGCGGAAGTGGCAAAATTGAGACATGAGCTGAAACTACTAGCTGGAAAGAAGGAGATATGTGCTATGTGTTCTAGCACTATGCATACTATCGAGGTGTGTCCACACAATCCTATAGGACAAGAAGAATCTGCATTTGGAATATATTCACAGAATAGAGCAGGATACAATCCTTATTCTAACACTTATAATCCGGGCTGGAGAGATCATCCAAATTTTTCATGGAAAAATCAGCAAGGACAGTTCTCCAAAATTCCACAACCACCACAAACACCTGAGCCCAAACAGTCTCCGATTGAAGACGTacttgctcaattcatgcaaGTTACACAGGCTTCAATCCAGAAACTTGAGATGCAGATAGGACAGTTAGCTAATGTGATGAGTGAGAAGAAGCAGGGTGAATTCCCTAGTCAATCTGAAGCAAATCCAAGAGGGAGAGAACAAGCAAAGGCAATTAAAACCTTACGTAGTGGAAAGCCTTATGACATAAGAGATGAAGACCCTGGTGATAATATGGAGGTTACAACAGCTGAAGATACAGCAGAAAAATCACCATCTGTCGAAGCAAGAGAGAGGCAACCAGAAGAACCAAAGCTGGCTGAAAGAACTTCTCCGAATACAGCACCAGAAGCACCATTAAAGGAGAGAGTTTACGTACCTCCACTGCCTTTCCCTCAACAATTTCAGAAGCAAAAGAAGGATAGACATATGCTGGATATCATGGAGCTGTTCAAGAAAGTTCATATAAACATTCCTTTGTTagatgcaatcaaacaagtaccaTCGTATGCCAAATTCCTCAAAGATATttgcactaacaaaagaaagTTCATGGAACATGAGAAAGTGATGCTATCCGAAGAGTGCAGTGTCGTTCTCCTCAACAAATTGCCTCCAAAGTTgaaggatccagggagttttaCAATCCCTTGTGTTATTGGCAATTTACAAATTGAAAAAGCTTTGATTGATTTAGGAGCTAGTATTAACTTAATGCCATTATCTGTTTTTCAGCAACTTGGTGTCGGAAAGATGCAACCAACATCAATAAGCTTACAACTTGCAGATCATTCCATCAAATTTCCACTTAGGATTATTGAAGATATTTTAATAAAAGTGGATCGATTCTTGCTGCCAGCAGACTTTATTA
This DNA window, taken from Tripterygium wilfordii isolate XIE 37 chromosome 20, ASM1340144v1, whole genome shotgun sequence, encodes the following:
- the LOC119986903 gene encoding uncharacterized protein LOC119986903; amino-acid sequence: MTGLRPRGNELIEFEPEIELKLRDIRRKQREERDELNKEDIKEDMADQGQPERRLLGDYTAPIVYNAPSCIVLAPATGKFELKIQHIQMLNMFRGDDNNDPYLHVKEFFDLCSTFHYIGISDEQVRLRLFPFSLKDKAKAWLNSLPPRSINTWDELVKKFLLKFFPAQKTNALKREICNFAQNEGEPFYECWDRYNDLFIHYPHHGFNEYEKVQFFYEGLTPQTRQTVDATVGGSLSMKTSAEATKIFETMCLNSQQWDINTEEKVAAPKQRGVYEINSNSILEAEVAKLRHELKLLAGKKEICAMCSSTMHTIEVCPHNPIGQEESAFGIYSQNRAGYNPYSNTYNPGWRDHPNFSWKNQQGQFSKIPQPPQTPEPKQSPIEDVLAQFMQVTQASIQKLEMQIGQLANVMSEKKQGEFPSQSEANPRGREQAKAIKTLRSGKPYDIRDEDPGDNMEVTTAEDTAEKSPSVEARERQPEEPKLAERTSPNTAPEAPLKERVYVPPLPFPQQFQKQKKDRHMLDIMELFKKVHINIPLLDAIKQVPSYAKFLKDICTNKRKFMEHEKVMLSEECSVVLLNKLPPKLKDPGSFTIPCVIGNLQIEKALIDLGASINLMPLSVFQQLGVGKMQPTSISLQLADHSIKFPLRIIEDILIKVDRFLLPADFIILDMEEDRDIPIIMGRPFLATAGTIIDVKKGFLHQKIEIFPSLRDSCT